Proteins from a single region of Urocitellus parryii isolate mUroPar1 chromosome 4, mUroPar1.hap1, whole genome shotgun sequence:
- the LOC113195121 gene encoding LOW QUALITY PROTEIN: olfactory receptor 10W1-like (The sequence of the model RefSeq protein was modified relative to this genomic sequence to represent the inferred CDS: inserted 1 base in 1 codon): MTWGNHSVTTQFVLLAYPSCPELRVLSFLGFSLAYALIISGNVLIVVSIQAEARLRVPMYCFLGSLSGVEMCYTAVVVPHILANTLQSEKTITLLGCATQMAFFIALGSADCFVLAAMAYDRYAAICHPLQYPLIITLXCVRLVVASVVTGLFLSLQLVAFIFSLPFCQAQGIQHFFCHVPPVMQLVCTNSHFHELSVLVAATLAIAVPFFLIATSYAFIVATVLKMRSAAGRHRAFSTCSSHLAVVLLQYGCCAFMYLRPRSSYHPQQDQFISLVYTLGTPMLNPLIYTLRNSEMKGAIGKVLTRNCGSLRV, encoded by the exons ATGACCTGGGGGAACCACTCGGTGACGACGCAGTTTGTGCTCCTGGCCTACCCCTCCTGCCCAGAGCTGCGAGTCCTGTCCTTCCTGGGGTTCAGCCTGGCTTATGCACTTATCATCTCAGGGAATGTCCTCATTGTGGTGTCCATCCAGGCTGAAGCCCGCCTCCGTGTGCCCATGTACTGTTTCCTGGGCAGCCTCTCAGGGGTAGAAATGTGCTACACTGCTGTGGTGGtgccccacatcctggccaacacccTGCAGTCAGAAAAGACCATCACCCTCCTGGGCTGTGCCACTCAGATGGCCTTCTTCATTGCACTTGGCAGTGCAGACTGCTTCGTCTTGGCTGCCATGGCCTATGACAGATACGCCGCCATTTGTCACCCCTTGCAGTACCCTCTCATCATAACTC ACTGTGTCCGCCTGGTGGTGGCATCTGTGGTCACCGGCTTGTTCCTGTCCTTACAACTGGTAGCCTTCATCTTCTCTCTGCCATTCTGCCAGGCTCAGGGTATTCAGCACTTCTTTTGTCATGTGCCACCCGTCATGCAACTGGTGTGTACCAACAGCCACTTCCATGAGCTGTCAGTGCTGGTGGCAGCCACGCTGGCCATTGCCGTGCCTTTCTTCCTCATCGCCACCTCCTACGCCTTCATAGTGGCCACTGTGCTCAAGATGCGCTCTGCAGCTGGCCGCCACagggccttctccacctgctcctcccacctcgcTGTGGTGCTGCTGCAGTATGGCTGCTGTGCCTTCATGTACCTGCGCCCCCGCTCCAGCTACCACCCCCAGCAAGATCAGTTCATCTCACTCGTCTACACACTGGGCACCCCCATGCTCAACCCCCTCATCTACACACTGAGGAACAGCGAGATGAAAGGGGCCATTGGGAAAGTGCTTACTAGGAACTGTGGCTCCCTGAGAGTCTAG